A genomic window from Ruminiclostridium cellulolyticum H10 includes:
- a CDS encoding YerC/YecD family TrpR-related protein, which translates to MNSKLRDEHTDSLFDAILLLKDREECYNFFEDLCTIAELKALAQRLQVAKMLREKRTYTEICEQTGASTATISRVNRCLVYGADGYNTVLDRLQEKDGQMNV; encoded by the coding sequence ATGAATTCCAAATTAAGAGATGAACATACAGACAGTTTATTTGATGCAATTTTACTTTTAAAGGACAGAGAAGAGTGTTATAATTTTTTTGAAGATCTTTGTACTATTGCGGAACTCAAAGCTTTGGCACAAAGACTTCAGGTAGCAAAAATGTTAAGGGAAAAAAGAACCTATACAGAGATTTGTGAGCAAACCGGTGCTAGTACGGCTACCATAAGCAGGGTCAACAGATGTCTTGTTTACGGGGCTGACGGGTATAATACCGTACTTGATAGATTGCAAGAGAAAGATGGGCAAATGAATGTTTAA
- the secA gene encoding preprotein translocase subunit SecA, with amino-acid sequence MVKNFIEKIIGSYSDRELKRIYPIIDKAEAFESEIEKLTDTELKAKTPEFKERLANGETLDDILPEAFAVVREASKRVLGMRHFRVQLIGGLVLHQGRISEMKTGEGKTLVATLPVYLNALSGKGVHVVTVNDYLARRDSEWMGKIYNFLGLTVGLIVHDMENEERRAAYNCDITYCTNNELGFDYLRDNMVIYKEDRVQRDLNYAIVDEVDSILIDEARTPLIISGMGDKSTDLYKRANSFATKLRAKVITQMDDKVDTDEVFDEDYIVDEKAHTTVITSNGIKKAEQYFGVENLSDPENMTISHHVNQALKAHGLMKRDKDYVVKDGEVIIVDEFTGRLMYGRRYSDGLHQAIEAKEGVKVERESKTLATITFQNYFRMYSKLAGMTGTAQTEEGEFNTIYKLDVILIPTNKEMARKDHPDVVYKNEIGKFNAVIEDVVQCHEKGQPVLIGTISIEKSEFLSTMLKRRGIPHQVLNAKYHDKEAEIIAQAGKLGAVTIATNMAGRGTDIVLGGNAEYMAKQEMRKMGYDEELINASTSFNETTDELIHEAREQFRKLNDKFKADINKEREKVVEAGGLHIIGTERHESRRIDNQLRGRAGRQGDAGSSRFYISLEDDLMRLFGSERLTNIVNALGLEDDQPIEHRMLSNAIENAQKKVEGRNFDVRKRVLQYDDVMNKQREIIYAQRKTVLDGDNLKEYFIKMFESVIDGVISNYCTESEYSDGWDWPSIIAYLESVFLPQGALELTDEDKNSMYKEDLKEKLMEIVHKIYEFKEMENTPDLMRELERVVLLRVVDEKWMDHIDAMDQLRSGIGLRAYGQRDPVVEYKFEGYQMFEEMVKSIQEDSIRLLVRARIDREHAPQREKVAEPVTASHGDEPKKPVVNKGKVGRNELCPCGSGKKYKFCCGAGE; translated from the coding sequence ATGGTTAAAAATTTTATAGAAAAGATTATCGGCTCCTACAGTGATAGAGAGTTAAAAAGAATTTATCCGATTATTGATAAAGCCGAAGCATTTGAGTCTGAAATAGAAAAATTAACAGATACAGAACTAAAAGCAAAAACACCTGAATTCAAGGAGCGTCTTGCCAACGGTGAAACTCTGGATGATATTTTACCTGAAGCTTTTGCAGTTGTCCGTGAGGCTTCCAAAAGAGTATTAGGCATGAGACATTTCCGGGTTCAGCTCATAGGTGGACTTGTACTTCATCAGGGCCGGATTTCTGAAATGAAAACCGGTGAAGGTAAGACCCTTGTTGCAACATTACCTGTATATCTGAATGCTCTTTCAGGAAAAGGAGTTCATGTAGTTACCGTAAATGATTACCTTGCAAGGCGTGATAGTGAGTGGATGGGAAAAATCTATAACTTCCTGGGACTGACTGTAGGCTTGATAGTACATGATATGGAGAACGAAGAAAGACGTGCAGCATACAACTGTGACATAACTTATTGTACTAATAATGAACTGGGTTTTGATTATTTAAGAGATAACATGGTTATCTACAAAGAGGACAGGGTTCAGAGAGACTTGAACTATGCCATTGTGGATGAGGTTGACTCCATTCTCATAGATGAAGCCAGAACACCTCTTATCATTTCAGGTATGGGTGATAAGTCTACTGATTTGTACAAGAGGGCAAATTCCTTCGCAACAAAACTAAGAGCGAAGGTTATTACCCAAATGGATGACAAGGTTGATACTGATGAAGTATTTGACGAAGATTACATTGTTGACGAAAAAGCACATACTACTGTTATTACTTCAAACGGTATAAAAAAGGCAGAGCAGTATTTTGGAGTAGAGAATTTATCCGATCCCGAGAATATGACTATCTCTCACCATGTTAATCAGGCACTGAAAGCACATGGTCTTATGAAAAGAGACAAGGACTATGTTGTAAAAGACGGAGAGGTTATTATTGTTGACGAATTCACAGGAAGACTTATGTATGGTAGACGCTACAGTGACGGACTCCATCAGGCTATAGAAGCAAAAGAAGGCGTAAAGGTAGAAAGAGAGAGTAAAACACTTGCGACTATTACATTCCAGAATTATTTCAGAATGTACAGCAAACTGGCGGGTATGACTGGTACTGCACAGACTGAGGAAGGTGAATTTAATACAATATATAAGCTGGATGTAATTTTAATTCCTACAAATAAGGAAATGGCAAGAAAGGATCATCCGGATGTTGTTTATAAAAATGAAATTGGAAAATTTAATGCAGTTATAGAAGATGTAGTACAGTGTCATGAAAAAGGTCAGCCAGTGCTGATTGGTACAATTTCAATTGAAAAATCCGAATTCCTAAGTACCATGCTGAAAAGAAGAGGTATTCCCCATCAGGTATTGAATGCAAAATACCATGACAAGGAAGCTGAGATTATTGCTCAGGCCGGTAAGCTGGGAGCAGTAACAATTGCGACGAATATGGCAGGTAGAGGTACTGATATAGTTCTTGGCGGTAATGCCGAGTATATGGCAAAACAGGAAATGCGTAAAATGGGGTATGATGAGGAACTGATAAATGCCTCAACCAGCTTCAATGAAACAACTGATGAGCTTATTCATGAGGCAAGAGAGCAGTTCAGAAAGCTAAATGATAAGTTTAAGGCTGATATAAATAAAGAAAGAGAAAAGGTTGTTGAGGCAGGCGGATTGCACATTATAGGTACTGAGAGGCATGAATCCAGACGTATAGATAACCAGCTGAGAGGACGTGCAGGGCGTCAGGGAGATGCCGGGTCATCCAGATTTTATATTTCACTTGAAGATGATTTGATGAGGCTTTTTGGTTCAGAAAGGTTAACCAATATAGTAAATGCACTTGGACTTGAGGATGATCAGCCTATAGAACACAGAATGTTGTCAAATGCAATTGAGAATGCTCAAAAGAAGGTTGAAGGAAGAAACTTTGACGTTCGTAAGAGAGTTCTGCAATATGATGATGTAATGAACAAACAGAGGGAAATAATATACGCACAGAGAAAGACAGTTCTCGATGGTGATAACCTTAAAGAGTACTTTATAAAAATGTTTGAAAGTGTTATTGATGGCGTTATATCAAACTACTGTACAGAAAGTGAATACTCCGACGGATGGGACTGGCCAAGCATTATAGCTTATCTTGAGAGCGTATTCCTTCCACAGGGTGCTTTAGAACTGACAGATGAAGATAAGAATTCCATGTATAAGGAAGACTTGAAAGAAAAACTCATGGAAATTGTTCATAAGATATATGAGTTCAAGGAAATGGAAAATACTCCTGACTTAATGAGGGAGTTGGAAAGAGTAGTACTCCTCAGGGTTGTTGATGAAAAGTGGATGGATCACATAGATGCTATGGATCAGTTAAGATCAGGTATAGGTTTAAGAGCATATGGGCAAAGGGATCCCGTTGTTGAGTATAAGTTTGAGGGGTACCAGATGTTTGAGGAAATGGTTAAGAGTATTCAGGAGGATTCTATCAGACTTCTGGTTAGAGCAAGAATTGACAGGGAACATGCACCACAGCGTGAAAAGGTTGCAGAGCCGGTTACCGCAAGTCACGGCGATGAGCCCAAAAAACCTGTTGTAAATAAAGGAAAAGTTGGGAGAAATGAACTTTGTCCATGCGGAAGCGGCAAGAAGTATAAGTTCTGCTGCGGTGCAGGTGAATAA
- a CDS encoding DNA polymerase III subunit alpha → MGNFVHLHVHTEYSLLDGANRIKDLIQRVKELGMDSVAITDHGVMYGVVEFYKEAVENGIKPILGCEVYTAKRTMQDKQPGIDSDYGHLVLLAKNQIGYKNLMKIVSLGFTEGYYYKPRVDYETLERYSEGIIALSACLSGDIPSAILSNDYEKAVELANRLNRIFGQGNFYLELQHNGINEQNLVNQHLIKMSGELGIPLVATNDAHYLTKESAKSHEILLCIQTGKTINDDNRMRFNTDEVYVKSPEEMYDNFKNIKQALENTVKIAEMCNVELEFGKLHLPSFDVEEGYTPYEYLREQCYKGLKSRYGESCSEEIVHRLEYELSVISQMGYVDYFLIVWDFIRYARDQDIMVGPGRGSAAGSIVSYALGITSIDPLKYNLLFERFLNPERISMPDIDIDFCYERRQEVIDYVIRKYGKDRVSQIITFGTMAARAVIRDVGRALDIPYGDVDAIAKMIPFQIGMNIDKALELNQELKKRYDTDEETQVLIDTARTLEGLPRHASTHAAGVVISKEPIVEYVPLQLNDNSVTTQVTAVPLEELGLLKMDFLGLRTLTVIRDAVDLVEQGHGRKIDIQQIDFDDKDVYKMIGEGRTVGVFQLESAGMTQFMKELQPTSLEDIIAGISLYRPGPMDQIPRYIRNKNNPKHIRYHHPMLEKILDVTYGCMVYQEQVMQIVRELGGYSMGRSDLVRRAMSKKKISVMEQERKNFIYGITDEEGNEIVKGAVKNGVDEITANKIFDEMMDFASYAFNKSHAAAYAVVAYQTAWLKFYYPIEFMAASINSFLGSSDKVSQYVNECKILNIKVLPPDINESNVKFTVINKNIRFGLAAIKNVGENAIKSVIVERQQNGEFKSFLDFCQRIEGRDINKRCIESLIKSGAFDSLKVFRSKLMAVYERLLDGISQNRKKNMDGQLSIFDMMSEPQELLQEDYPDIKEYPANVLLAMEKEMLGLYVSGHPLSEYQDILETNVNLYSSEMFIDTDENSNDIELNSKKLQDSMKVTVGGIVVSKKTKATKNNNLMAFVGLEDLYGTMELIVFPTVYEKFSQLLQQESIIIVNGRLSMREDEQPKIIAEEVLPIKGLQEKGLYLTLPEQLPREDGAALRALLRYFSGSTPTYIAKNNGNKFKKLDRQYWISVNNVIMEELDGRLGKKNVVLK, encoded by the coding sequence ATGGGAAATTTTGTACACTTGCATGTACATACAGAGTATAGTCTACTTGACGGAGCAAATAGAATAAAAGATCTTATACAAAGGGTTAAAGAGTTGGGCATGGACAGTGTAGCTATAACTGACCATGGAGTTATGTACGGGGTAGTGGAATTCTACAAGGAGGCAGTAGAGAACGGAATCAAGCCCATACTTGGCTGTGAGGTATATACTGCAAAAAGAACCATGCAGGACAAGCAGCCGGGAATAGACTCTGATTATGGGCATCTTGTACTGCTGGCGAAAAATCAGATAGGGTACAAAAACCTTATGAAAATAGTTTCACTTGGATTTACCGAGGGATATTATTATAAGCCCAGAGTGGATTATGAAACACTGGAGAGATATTCGGAAGGTATTATAGCCCTAAGTGCATGTTTATCCGGGGATATTCCGTCTGCAATATTGAGCAATGATTACGAAAAAGCAGTGGAGCTTGCTAATAGATTAAACCGTATATTCGGACAAGGGAATTTTTACCTTGAGCTTCAGCATAACGGTATAAACGAGCAAAACTTGGTTAATCAGCATCTAATTAAAATGTCGGGGGAACTTGGTATACCTTTGGTTGCCACTAATGATGCACACTATCTGACAAAGGAAAGTGCCAAGTCCCATGAGATACTTTTATGTATTCAGACAGGCAAAACAATTAATGATGATAACAGGATGCGGTTTAATACTGATGAAGTTTATGTAAAGTCACCTGAAGAAATGTACGATAACTTCAAAAACATTAAGCAGGCCTTGGAAAATACGGTTAAAATTGCTGAAATGTGTAATGTAGAGCTGGAATTTGGAAAGCTGCACTTGCCCAGCTTTGATGTTGAGGAAGGGTACACTCCTTATGAATATTTGAGAGAGCAGTGCTATAAAGGACTCAAGTCAAGGTATGGCGAGAGTTGTTCGGAAGAGATTGTGCATAGACTAGAATATGAGCTTTCCGTAATTTCACAGATGGGCTATGTAGACTATTTTCTCATTGTGTGGGATTTTATCAGGTATGCAAGAGATCAAGATATAATGGTAGGGCCGGGAAGAGGTTCCGCAGCGGGGAGCATAGTCTCCTATGCCCTTGGAATAACCAGTATTGATCCTCTCAAGTATAACCTCTTGTTTGAAAGATTTCTTAATCCTGAGAGAATCAGCATGCCTGACATAGACATTGACTTCTGTTATGAGCGAAGACAGGAGGTTATTGATTATGTAATCAGAAAGTATGGCAAGGACAGGGTATCACAGATAATTACCTTTGGAACGATGGCTGCAAGAGCAGTTATAAGAGATGTAGGAAGAGCACTGGATATCCCTTACGGGGACGTTGATGCTATTGCAAAGATGATACCGTTTCAGATTGGAATGAACATTGATAAGGCACTGGAACTTAATCAGGAATTAAAGAAAAGATATGATACCGATGAGGAAACACAGGTGCTTATTGATACCGCCAGAACTCTTGAAGGCCTTCCAAGACATGCATCAACACATGCTGCCGGGGTAGTTATATCAAAGGAACCCATAGTGGAATATGTTCCTCTCCAACTAAACGACAATAGTGTGACTACGCAGGTAACGGCCGTACCTCTGGAAGAGCTGGGGCTCCTCAAAATGGACTTTTTGGGATTAAGGACACTTACTGTTATACGTGATGCAGTAGATCTTGTAGAACAAGGTCATGGCAGAAAAATAGACATTCAGCAAATAGACTTTGATGACAAGGATGTCTATAAAATGATTGGAGAAGGCAGGACAGTGGGGGTTTTTCAGCTGGAAAGTGCTGGGATGACTCAGTTTATGAAGGAACTACAGCCAACATCACTGGAAGATATCATAGCGGGTATATCCCTCTACAGACCCGGTCCTATGGATCAGATACCCAGATACATCAGAAATAAAAATAATCCTAAACATATAAGATATCATCATCCAATGCTTGAAAAAATTCTTGATGTAACGTACGGATGCATGGTGTATCAGGAACAGGTAATGCAGATAGTAAGAGAGCTGGGAGGCTACTCAATGGGCAGGTCTGACCTTGTAAGACGTGCCATGTCCAAAAAGAAGATATCCGTAATGGAACAGGAACGCAAGAACTTCATATACGGAATAACGGATGAGGAAGGTAATGAGATTGTTAAGGGTGCAGTAAAAAACGGTGTGGACGAGATTACAGCCAATAAGATATTTGATGAAATGATGGATTTTGCAAGCTATGCCTTTAACAAGTCCCATGCAGCAGCGTATGCTGTTGTGGCATATCAGACCGCATGGCTCAAGTTCTACTATCCCATTGAGTTTATGGCAGCTTCCATAAACAGTTTTTTGGGCAGCAGTGACAAGGTATCCCAGTATGTAAATGAATGTAAAATTCTCAACATAAAGGTACTTCCGCCGGATATCAATGAAAGCAACGTAAAGTTTACAGTTATTAATAAAAATATACGTTTTGGTTTGGCAGCAATTAAAAATGTAGGTGAAAACGCGATAAAATCTGTCATAGTAGAAAGACAACAGAACGGAGAATTTAAATCCTTTTTGGATTTCTGTCAAAGAATAGAGGGACGTGATATTAATAAAAGGTGTATCGAAAGCCTTATAAAGAGCGGAGCATTTGACTCATTAAAAGTGTTCAGATCAAAACTAATGGCAGTATATGAGAGACTTCTGGACGGAATTTCGCAGAACCGTAAAAAAAATATGGACGGACAGCTGTCCATATTTGATATGATGAGTGAGCCTCAGGAGCTGCTGCAGGAGGATTATCCTGACATAAAGGAATACCCGGCAAATGTACTTCTGGCAATGGAAAAGGAAATGCTGGGATTATACGTATCAGGACACCCACTGAGTGAATATCAGGACATATTGGAGACAAATGTAAATCTTTACAGCAGTGAAATGTTTATTGATACAGATGAGAATTCAAATGATATTGAGCTAAACAGTAAGAAACTTCAGGATTCCATGAAGGTAACAGTTGGGGGCATAGTAGTGTCAAAAAAGACCAAGGCAACAAAAAACAATAATCTAATGGCTTTTGTTGGTCTTGAAGATTTGTACGGTACTATGGAACTTATAGTTTTTCCGACAGTTTATGAAAAATTCTCCCAGCTTTTACAGCAGGAAAGTATAATCATTGTAAATGGCAGGCTCAGCATGAGGGAGGATGAACAGCCCAAAATAATTGCAGAGGAAGTTCTGCCTATAAAAGGTCTACAGGAGAAGGGGCTGTATTTAACTTTGCCTGAGCAGCTCCCCAGGGAGGACGGGGCTGCTTTGAGAGCGTTACTCAGATATTTTTCAGGTTCGACTCCTACGTATATTGCAAAAAATAATGGAAATAAATTTAAAAAACTTGACAGGCAATACTGGATATCTGTCAATAATGTAATAATGGAAGAATTAGATGGCAGGCTGGGCAAAAAAAATGTAGTATTAAAATAA
- the mtrB gene encoding trp RNA-binding attenuation protein MtrB, with product MDNLEDKLSGEYVAIKAGENGVTIIGLTRGRDTKFHHTEKLDKGEVLLAQFTENTSAIKIRGKATVYCRYGTIQSGE from the coding sequence ATGGACAACCTGGAGGATAAGTTATCTGGTGAGTACGTTGCTATTAAGGCCGGGGAAAACGGGGTTACAATTATCGGGTTAACGCGTGGAAGGGATACAAAATTTCATCATACCGAGAAACTGGATAAGGGCGAAGTTCTTTTAGCACAATTTACAGAGAATACTTCTGCGATAAAAATTAGAGGCAAGGCCACTGTTTATTGCAGATATGGTACTATTCAAAGCGGTGAATAA
- a CDS encoding LAGLIDADG family homing endonuclease, which translates to MWTVVYMAQSKDVANQLQELLSNEGILVKLRPISKNHENNDNYFEVLVPEAEVEEAHSVIIETGY; encoded by the coding sequence ATGTGGACTGTGGTATATATGGCCCAAAGCAAAGATGTTGCTAATCAGCTTCAGGAGCTTTTGTCCAATGAAGGTATTCTTGTGAAACTGAGACCTATAAGTAAAAATCATGAAAACAATGATAATTATTTTGAAGTTCTCGTTCCTGAAGCAGAGGTTGAAGAAGCACATAGCGTAATTATTGAAACGGGTTATTAA
- a CDS encoding acyl-CoA thioesterase, whose translation MLYIDVPLTVRYAETDRMGIVHHSNYPVWFEVGRTEFIKQCGISYSYIESLGIMLPLLELHCKYINSSTYEDSIIVRTSIKSYSKTRLNFKYDVFKSDNTEHPITTGETSHVWTTSDLKPINLKKHYPLLYEIIEKAAKEE comes from the coding sequence ATGCTGTATATAGATGTACCATTAACAGTAAGATATGCCGAAACAGACAGGATGGGCATTGTTCACCATTCGAATTATCCTGTGTGGTTTGAAGTAGGCAGAACAGAATTTATCAAACAATGTGGGATTTCTTATTCCTATATTGAGTCATTGGGCATAATGCTGCCGCTGTTGGAGCTGCATTGCAAGTATATAAATTCATCAACTTATGAGGATAGCATAATAGTCAGGACAAGTATCAAAAGTTACTCAAAAACTAGGCTTAATTTTAAATATGATGTATTTAAATCAGACAACACGGAACATCCTATTACAACCGGAGAAACCTCTCATGTATGGACCACCAGTGATTTAAAGCCTATAAACCTGAAAAAGCACTATCCCCTACTTTATGAAATTATTGAAAAAGCGGCAAAGGAAGAGTAA
- the pgsA gene encoding CDP-diacylglycerol--glycerol-3-phosphate 3-phosphatidyltransferase, with amino-acid sequence MRKYIPNVLTILRLIVVPFLGYFIYCEKYITAIILFAFGGFTDVLDGYIARKYNLITKWGKVLDPLADKLMQITALVFLVLNKFIPLVVLVIVVVKEFLMLVGGIMVYKKGRTVIGANWYGKLATVIFYFAILATIILKIVAGDSGYASNAISVAIGLAVACTLFALAMYISIYFKFSKDYNEKHNK; translated from the coding sequence GTGAGAAAGTATATTCCAAACGTCTTAACTATATTAAGACTCATAGTAGTACCTTTTCTAGGCTATTTTATTTACTGTGAAAAATATATTACGGCTATTATTCTTTTCGCTTTTGGCGGATTTACTGATGTGCTTGACGGCTATATAGCAAGAAAGTATAATTTAATTACAAAATGGGGTAAGGTGCTTGATCCTTTGGCTGATAAGCTGATGCAGATAACAGCATTGGTTTTTCTTGTACTGAATAAGTTTATACCCTTAGTTGTTCTGGTTATTGTTGTAGTTAAGGAGTTTTTAATGCTAGTGGGCGGTATAATGGTATATAAAAAAGGAAGAACGGTTATAGGTGCTAACTGGTACGGTAAGCTGGCCACCGTGATATTCTATTTTGCAATACTTGCAACCATTATTCTAAAAATAGTGGCAGGCGATAGCGGTTATGCGTCAAATGCCATATCTGTTGCAATAGGTTTGGCGGTAGCATGTACCTTGTTTGCACTTGCAATGTATATAAGTATTTATTTTAAATTCTCCAAGGATTATAACGAGAAGCATAACAAATAA
- a CDS encoding DUF5685 family protein: MFGYIMPEKPELKIKEFDIYRAYYCGVCKSIGKRHGQLKRMTLTYDAAFLALLLCSVLNIKTSLTKERCMVHPLKKSFVTRNEIIDYSSDINIVLAYNNMKDKWNDDKSKIALAGMAAFKRTYGKLVVEYPQKCAIINQRLSDLSILEKEKCNSIDAASEPFAKLMEEVLDYERLDDKTRQILRWMGYNIGKWIYLVDAFDDMEEDVKNSSYNPFIVQFKYTGQDLAIFKNDIKSQAEFTVLYCLQEASKAFELLSLKENKGILENILYIGMLSKTDKILCQRSCGKGEKSI; the protein is encoded by the coding sequence ATGTTCGGATATATAATGCCGGAAAAACCAGAGTTAAAAATAAAAGAATTTGATATATACAGAGCATATTACTGCGGAGTATGTAAATCAATCGGAAAAAGGCATGGACAGCTTAAAAGAATGACACTGACATATGATGCTGCTTTTCTGGCACTGCTTTTATGCTCTGTACTTAATATAAAAACAAGCCTTACTAAAGAAAGGTGTATGGTCCATCCACTAAAAAAATCTTTTGTGACACGTAATGAAATTATTGATTATTCTTCCGACATAAATATTGTTTTAGCGTATAATAATATGAAAGATAAGTGGAATGATGATAAATCAAAAATAGCACTGGCAGGTATGGCCGCATTTAAAAGAACATATGGTAAGTTAGTTGTGGAATATCCGCAAAAGTGTGCTATAATTAACCAGAGACTAAGCGACTTGTCTATACTTGAAAAGGAAAAATGTAATTCCATAGACGCTGCTTCCGAACCTTTTGCGAAGCTTATGGAAGAGGTTTTAGACTATGAGAGACTAGACGATAAAACCAGACAAATTTTAAGATGGATGGGTTATAATATAGGTAAATGGATATATTTGGTGGATGCTTTTGATGATATGGAAGAAGACGTAAAAAACTCAAGCTACAATCCGTTTATTGTTCAGTTCAAGTATACAGGACAGGATTTGGCGATTTTCAAGAATGATATTAAAAGTCAGGCGGAGTTTACAGTGTTATATTGTTTACAGGAAGCATCAAAGGCCTTTGAATTGCTAAGTTTAAAGGAAAACAAAGGTATATTGGAAAATATATTATATATAGGAATGTTAAGTAAAACGGACAAAATTTTGTGCCAGAGGAGTTGTGGTAAAGGTGAAAAATCCATATGA
- a CDS encoding J domain-containing protein: MKNPYEVLGVNEGASEEEIKKAYREQVKKYHPDQYHDNPLSKLAEDKLREVNEAYDYLTGKGQSAKSSNGWSGRSGSAAPAGSAGASGRNAGGDNFRQVRMYINNGNIGAAESLLESIQNRNAEWFYLRGLVFMKKGWYNEAMMNIRQAVNMDPSNYEYRDALNRINANNNMYRGNAANRGYGAGPSFCDMCTCLWCSDSMCECCGGDLISCC; the protein is encoded by the coding sequence GTGAAAAATCCATATGAAGTACTAGGAGTAAATGAGGGAGCATCTGAAGAAGAAATAAAGAAAGCATACAGAGAACAGGTAAAGAAGTATCATCCGGATCAATACCATGATAATCCTCTTTCAAAGCTCGCAGAAGATAAACTCAGGGAAGTAAATGAAGCTTATGATTATCTGACAGGAAAAGGCCAATCTGCTAAATCAAGTAATGGCTGGAGCGGGAGAAGTGGCTCTGCAGCTCCGGCGGGTAGTGCAGGTGCGTCAGGCAGAAACGCCGGAGGGGACAATTTTCGTCAAGTAAGAATGTATATAAATAACGGCAATATTGGAGCTGCGGAATCATTGCTTGAAAGTATTCAAAACAGGAACGCAGAGTGGTTCTATCTTCGTGGACTTGTCTTTATGAAAAAAGGTTGGTACAACGAAGCCATGATGAATATAAGGCAAGCTGTAAATATGGATCCATCAAACTATGAATACAGGGATGCCCTTAACAGGATAAATGCAAATAATAACATGTACCGGGGCAATGCGGCAAATAGGGGATATGGGGCAGGACCAAGTTTTTGCGATATGTGCACATGTCTATGGTGTTCGGATTCAATGTGCGAGTGCTGCGGGGGAGATTTAATATCCTGCTGCTAA
- a CDS encoding helix-turn-helix domain-containing protein → MNEKVKDIAVRIKGLRLLAGYTEEEVADQLGIKLDQYKLYENAEDDIPVSLLYELAEIYKVNITEILTGTSPKLHDICHVKKGEGLKVERYDQYSFESLAYKYSNRKIEPMLVVLDPGNSPEMVSHKGQEFNYCLEGKMQVLIGKEKFELEPGDSLYFNSLLPHKQLALDGKEARFLTIILL, encoded by the coding sequence ATGAATGAAAAAGTAAAGGACATTGCAGTCAGAATAAAGGGACTCAGGCTTCTGGCAGGTTACACGGAAGAAGAAGTCGCAGATCAGCTGGGGATCAAGCTTGATCAATATAAATTATACGAAAATGCTGAAGATGATATTCCTGTCAGCCTTTTATACGAGCTGGCAGAGATTTATAAGGTCAATATTACTGAAATTCTAACAGGAACATCGCCAAAGCTTCACGATATCTGCCATGTAAAAAAAGGTGAAGGTCTCAAGGTTGAAAGATATGACCAATACAGTTTTGAAAGTCTGGCTTATAAATATTCCAATAGAAAAATAGAACCTATGCTTGTTGTTCTTGATCCCGGAAATAGTCCTGAAATGGTTTCTCATAAGGGACAGGAGTTTAACTACTGTCTGGAAGGTAAAATGCAGGTATTGATAGGGAAAGAGAAGTTTGAACTGGAACCCGGGGATTCTTTGTATTTCAATTCTTTGCTTCCCCATAAGCAGCTGGCACTGGACGGTAAGGAAGCCAGATTCCTGACGATAATTCTGCTTTAG